From a single Nostoc sp. MS1 genomic region:
- a CDS encoding S8 family serine peptidase yields MTMKKLIWIICGFSASCLSVPVLAIPLSSSIGTNGIDALRLHQPPYNLLGRKIAIGQVEIGRPGMFGWDKAVSKNRAVSLAAVFLRNGPAKSNNGVDPHAYNVAGVMVSRDKALPGVAPEARLYSSAVGSTKNMGQPEECLSAQHIALQNGGDVRAINFSFGEPLNRDPRPEAVLDGNALLTLCVDWSSRVHNVLYAIAGNQGKGGIPIPTDNFNAVNVAFSSRRGGIFNKVDVSNLAGVNQGVSGRLAGREFNIDGRRAVSIVAPGSNIAMLNPDGKVNKVTGTSFAAPHVTATVALLQEFGDRQLRTKQPHWSIDSRRQQVTKAVLLNSADKVQDNGNGLMLGMTRTLIDKQNQDWLSSDAYKNPKIPLDAQMGTGHLNAFRAYQQFSAGQWQPTAPIPAIGWDYRQVDVGKSVDYTLAKSLKQGSFVAITLSWNRLVELNDTNKNQQFDVGENFRDRGLNNLDLYLVNADAKSTDPGVVCSSISEVDSVEHIFCPVPATGNYKIRVQYQKQVNDATQPYALAWWTVPTN; encoded by the coding sequence ATGACTATGAAAAAACTAATTTGGATAATTTGCGGATTTAGTGCTTCTTGTTTGAGTGTACCTGTGTTGGCTATACCTTTATCAAGTTCTATAGGAACTAATGGTATTGATGCTTTGAGGTTACATCAACCTCCTTATAATTTACTCGGTCGTAAAATTGCTATCGGTCAGGTGGAAATCGGTCGTCCTGGGATGTTTGGTTGGGATAAGGCGGTGTCAAAAAATCGCGCTGTATCACTGGCGGCTGTCTTTTTACGCAATGGCCCAGCTAAGTCTAATAATGGTGTTGACCCCCACGCTTATAATGTTGCCGGTGTGATGGTGAGTAGGGACAAAGCTTTACCTGGGGTTGCGCCGGAAGCAAGGTTATATTCGTCGGCGGTGGGTTCTACAAAAAATATGGGTCAACCAGAGGAGTGTTTGTCCGCGCAGCACATAGCTTTACAAAATGGTGGTGATGTCCGGGCAATTAACTTTAGTTTTGGTGAACCCCTCAACCGTGACCCTCGACCGGAGGCTGTTCTAGATGGGAATGCTTTACTAACTTTATGTGTTGATTGGTCGAGTCGCGTTCACAATGTTTTGTATGCGATCGCTGGCAATCAGGGTAAAGGGGGTATACCTATCCCTACAGATAATTTTAACGCAGTTAACGTGGCTTTTTCATCCCGACGAGGAGGGATTTTTAATAAAGTAGACGTTTCTAATCTAGCTGGGGTGAATCAGGGTGTAAGTGGTCGCTTGGCGGGTAGGGAATTTAATATTGATGGTCGCCGCGCTGTGAGTATAGTAGCGCCTGGGAGTAATATTGCCATGCTCAATCCCGATGGCAAAGTAAACAAGGTAACAGGTACAAGCTTTGCTGCGCCTCATGTGACAGCTACTGTTGCTTTATTACAAGAGTTTGGTGATAGACAACTACGGACAAAACAACCACACTGGAGCATTGATAGCCGCCGTCAGCAAGTGACGAAAGCTGTATTACTCAATTCGGCAGATAAAGTACAAGATAATGGTAATGGCTTAATGCTGGGCATGACTCGGACACTTATTGATAAACAAAATCAAGACTGGTTGAGTTCTGATGCCTATAAAAACCCGAAAATTCCCTTAGATGCGCAAATGGGAACAGGTCATTTGAATGCGTTTCGTGCCTATCAGCAATTTAGTGCGGGTCAATGGCAACCAACAGCACCAATTCCGGCAATTGGTTGGGATTATCGACAAGTAGATGTAGGCAAATCTGTTGATTATACGTTAGCAAAATCGTTAAAACAAGGTAGTTTTGTCGCTATTACTTTAAGTTGGAATCGATTAGTAGAATTAAATGATACTAATAAAAATCAACAATTTGATGTGGGTGAAAATTTCCGCGATCGCGGTTTAAATAACCTCGACCTTTATTTAGTAAACGCTGATGCTAAAAGTACAGATCCCGGCGTTGTTTGTTCTTCAATTAGTGAAGTTGATAGTGTAGAGCATATTTTCTGCCCTGTGCCTGCTACTGGTAATTACAAAATCCGTGTGCAGTACCAGAAACAGGTCAACGACGCAACTCAGCCCTATGCTTTAGCTTGGTGGACAGTTCCTACTAATTAA
- the rpe gene encoding ribulose-phosphate 3-epimerase: MTQNRSEKPIVIAPSILSADFSRLGEEIRAVDAAGADWIHVDVMDGRFVPNITIGPLVVEAIRPVTTKPLDVHLMIVEPEKYVEGFAKAGADIISVHAEHNASPHLHRTLGQIKELGKKAGVVLNPGTPLELIEYVLELADLVLIMSVNPGFGGQSFIPGVLPKIRKLRQMCDERGLDPWIEVDGGLKANNTWQVLEAGANAVVAGSAVFNAKDYAEAITNIRNSKRPTPELAKV, encoded by the coding sequence ATGACCCAAAACCGATCTGAAAAACCCATAGTAATTGCTCCATCTATCCTATCAGCCGATTTTAGCCGTTTAGGCGAGGAGATTCGCGCCGTAGACGCGGCTGGAGCCGATTGGATTCATGTTGATGTAATGGACGGTCGTTTTGTACCTAATATAACGATAGGGCCTCTGGTAGTGGAGGCGATTCGTCCGGTTACAACTAAGCCTCTGGATGTCCACTTGATGATTGTGGAACCAGAAAAGTATGTAGAAGGCTTTGCTAAAGCAGGAGCTGATATTATTTCTGTTCACGCGGAACATAATGCTTCTCCTCACTTACACCGCACTCTGGGACAAATCAAAGAGTTAGGTAAAAAAGCTGGAGTAGTTCTCAATCCCGGCACTCCTTTAGAACTGATTGAATATGTACTAGAATTAGCTGACCTAGTACTAATTATGAGTGTTAACCCAGGTTTTGGTGGTCAAAGCTTTATTCCTGGTGTATTGCCGAAAATTCGTAAGCTACGTCAAATGTGTGATGAGCGCGGTTTAGACCCCTGGATTGAAGTAGATGGCGGACTCAAAGCTAATAATACTTGGCAAGTTCTAGAAGCAGGTGCTAATGCAGTTGTGGCTGGTTCTGCGGTATTTAATGCTAAGGATTATGCTGAGGCTATTACAAATATTCGCAACAGCAAGCGTCCTACACCAGAATTGGCTAAGGTTTAA
- a CDS encoding CsbD family protein: protein MSLEDRAKATAKNIEGKAQEALGNVTGDPEDKAEGKAKQAEGELRHGVEDVKDKVKKNID from the coding sequence ATGAGCTTAGAAGATAGAGCAAAAGCCACTGCTAAAAATATTGAAGGTAAAGCTCAAGAGGCTTTAGGAAATGTAACTGGTGATCCTGAAGATAAAGCTGAAGGTAAAGCCAAACAAGCCGAAGGCGAATTACGTCATGGCGTTGAAGATGTTAAGGACAAAGTAAAAAAGAATATTGACTAA
- a CDS encoding DUF4912 domain-containing protein — protein MAKERPPLEEMTLRQLRRVASECSISRYSRMRKSQLLAAIQEVQRNKALLNPTRSLEAQETVEAAKFELGQEDRTGGSLADVDEGLADLPGGYGDSRIVLLPRDPQWAYAYWDVPNDHKEELRRQGGQQLALRIYDVTDVNLDYQSPHSIQEYPADELAREWYVPIPVSDRDYVLDIGYRAVDGRWLVLARSARVHIPPVYPSDWIEDVFISVNFEEDLRGKTLYELVPPAKKIPVTAGVNGSSNPIYDQIFGLAESAEAQRVAGSLFGSQQHLPGSARPEEAISSYIFPSGVGMWAVPTTSGLNMSGVGMSGVGFSGSAIPIRPRQFWLIADAELIVYGATEPDATVTIGGRPIKLNPDGTFRFQMSFQDGLIDYPILAVAADGEQTRSIHMKFNRETPSRNTNTKEEAVVEWLS, from the coding sequence ATGGCAAAAGAACGCCCACCGTTAGAAGAGATGACATTACGGCAACTACGGAGAGTTGCTAGCGAATGTAGCATCTCTCGTTATAGCCGAATGCGTAAATCGCAATTGCTGGCAGCAATTCAAGAAGTCCAGCGAAACAAAGCTTTGCTTAACCCAACTCGTTCACTGGAGGCACAGGAAACCGTGGAAGCTGCGAAATTTGAATTAGGACAAGAAGATCGTACTGGTGGCTCTCTAGCCGATGTTGATGAAGGACTAGCAGACTTACCAGGTGGTTACGGTGACAGCCGGATTGTTTTATTACCACGCGATCCTCAGTGGGCTTACGCTTATTGGGATGTTCCTAACGATCATAAAGAAGAGTTACGTCGCCAAGGTGGGCAGCAATTAGCCCTGCGGATTTATGATGTCACCGACGTTAACCTCGATTATCAAAGCCCCCACAGCATCCAAGAATATCCTGCGGATGAGTTAGCAAGAGAATGGTACGTACCCATTCCCGTGAGCGATCGCGATTATGTACTCGATATCGGTTATCGTGCAGTAGATGGCCGTTGGTTAGTTCTGGCACGTTCCGCTCGTGTCCACATTCCCCCAGTCTATCCTTCCGACTGGATTGAAGATGTCTTCATCAGCGTTAACTTTGAAGAAGACTTACGCGGTAAGACACTTTACGAACTCGTACCCCCAGCTAAGAAAATTCCTGTTACAGCTGGTGTTAATGGTAGCAGCAACCCCATCTACGACCAAATCTTTGGCTTGGCAGAGTCCGCCGAAGCACAACGGGTTGCAGGTTCTCTGTTCGGTTCCCAACAGCACCTTCCCGGTTCCGCGCGTCCCGAAGAAGCTATCAGTTCTTACATCTTCCCCTCTGGTGTAGGTATGTGGGCAGTTCCCACCACCTCCGGTTTGAATATGTCTGGTGTGGGAATGTCTGGTGTTGGCTTCTCTGGTTCCGCCATCCCCATCCGTCCTCGCCAATTCTGGCTAATTGCTGATGCTGAGTTGATTGTTTACGGTGCAACCGAACCAGACGCTACTGTAACAATTGGCGGCCGTCCCATCAAACTCAATCCAGATGGTACATTCCGTTTCCAAATGTCCTTCCAAGACGGCTTAATCGACTATCCTATCTTGGCTGTTGCAGCTGATGGTGAGCAAACCCGCTCAATTCACATGAAGTTTAACCGTGAAACTCCATCCCGTAACACCAACACCAAAGAAGAAGCTGTTGTGGAATGGCTTTCATAA
- a CDS encoding glycosyltransferase family 39 protein translates to MQLKENLQTHVKTRNIKKQYLLLGSLIVIGVLLRLPSLKLGVWRDEGSTYFNALPTNLHEVINTVIYSELNPPGFYLIMHKWIQWFGADDVIFKLPVFIFGILLIPATYTLGSLISSPKIGLIAAAVTTFEPNAIYYSQEARPYTLAALLCCLILILYCKAINSDKQIWYLIGLVICADIMLYVQYTSLILLASLAIVTVYLWWSGVANIRPIRFVIAGVIIFLLFTPWLKIFLIHLSTGLPWLTKKVWFTRPKLLYDIFLYTLPVTKLQKYLVGIIVIFSFAYQARQLFSRSQQLTALKNTTIKTYTLILYLSVLLTVMLLAALSYSGRYVFPFAPLAWVVYTHSVVNLFQSINNYRTAQLYRFSKQVAVVLLVTFIIFPNIK, encoded by the coding sequence ATGCAACTAAAAGAAAATTTGCAAACACATGTTAAGACTAGAAATATCAAAAAGCAGTACCTTCTACTCGGCAGTTTGATAGTTATTGGTGTACTATTGCGTTTACCAAGCCTTAAATTAGGTGTATGGCGGGATGAAGGATCAACCTATTTTAATGCACTGCCAACAAACCTACATGAAGTAATTAACACTGTTATTTATAGCGAACTAAATCCACCTGGTTTTTACCTCATTATGCACAAGTGGATACAGTGGTTTGGAGCAGATGATGTCATTTTTAAGTTACCTGTATTCATTTTTGGCATATTGCTAATACCTGCTACATACACACTAGGTTCTTTAATTAGTTCACCTAAAATTGGACTTATTGCTGCTGCTGTCACTACTTTTGAACCAAATGCTATTTATTACTCTCAAGAGGCTCGACCTTATACTTTAGCAGCTTTATTATGCTGTTTAATCTTAATTTTATACTGCAAAGCAATTAATAGTGACAAGCAGATATGGTACTTAATAGGCTTGGTAATTTGTGCTGACATAATGCTATATGTGCAGTATACGAGTTTAATTTTGCTTGCTAGTCTGGCGATTGTTACTGTGTATTTATGGTGGAGTGGGGTTGCCAATATTCGCCCAATAAGATTTGTTATAGCGGGTGTAATTATCTTTTTGCTATTTACACCCTGGTTGAAAATTTTCTTGATACATTTGTCAACTGGTCTTCCTTGGTTAACTAAAAAAGTTTGGTTTACTCGACCTAAGTTGTTGTATGACATTTTTTTATATACCCTACCCGTAACGAAGTTGCAAAAGTATTTAGTAGGAATTATTGTTATATTCTCTTTTGCATATCAAGCACGTCAGTTATTTTCTCGTAGTCAACAATTGACTGCTCTAAAAAACACAACAATCAAAACATATACATTGATATTATATTTGAGTGTTTTACTAACAGTTATGCTGCTAGCAGCCCTTTCCTATAGCGGACGCTATGTGTTTCCTTTTGCTCCTCTAGCTTGGGTAGTCTATACTCACAGTGTAGTTAATCTTTTCCAAAGCATAAATAACTACCGAACTGCTCAATTGTATCGTTTTAGTAAGCAAGTAGCTGTTGTTTTACTAGTTACTTTTATTATTTTCCCCAATATCAAATAA
- a CDS encoding YbjN domain-containing protein, whose product MTPETIAQTLAELFSTADVQAIAPGSWQVDTPTYRLLVLLSDDNSWLRVLLPIVPLREAQAFLAQFLEANFDDTQEVRYALYDDVVWAVYQHNSSTLTTEDLSSAIARLISLYEAGLNDVFNRLIEKRVRQIVQAAKQQGQSLEATMQNLERFYSEGLLGEVNQTVDEREQVLAAWKRQLERLWNEAGI is encoded by the coding sequence ATGACACCTGAAACAATTGCCCAAACTCTGGCAGAATTATTTAGTACAGCAGATGTACAAGCGATCGCACCTGGATCGTGGCAAGTAGATACGCCTACATATAGACTATTGGTATTATTGTCGGATGATAACAGTTGGCTGCGAGTTTTATTACCAATAGTGCCATTACGTGAAGCGCAAGCATTCTTAGCACAGTTTTTAGAAGCTAACTTTGACGATACCCAAGAAGTACGTTACGCCTTGTATGATGATGTGGTTTGGGCGGTATATCAACACAATAGCAGCACTTTGACCACAGAGGATTTGAGTAGTGCGATCGCTAGGTTAATTTCACTATACGAAGCTGGTTTAAATGATGTGTTCAATCGCCTGATTGAAAAGCGTGTTCGGCAAATTGTGCAAGCAGCCAAACAGCAAGGACAATCTCTAGAAGCCACAATGCAAAACCTAGAACGGTTTTATTCAGAAGGATTATTAGGAGAAGTTAACCAAACTGTAGATGAGAGGGAACAAGTTTTAGCAGCTTGGAAGCGTCAATTAGAACGTTTGTGGAATGAAGCGGGAATATAA
- a CDS encoding Rpn family recombination-promoting nuclease/putative transposase, with protein MKTDSIFYSLFQAFPSIFFELINQSPQEASIYEFTSLEVKQLAFRIDGLFFPKINDSSKPVYVLEVQFQPDDDLYYRLFAELFLYLRQYKPPYPWQVVVIYPSRSIERLQDLHFDEILLLNRVKRIYLDELGEVAETSLGVGVVKLVIETEETAPVLARRLIAQAKQQLIDAATKRDFINLIETIIVYKLPQKSREEIEAMLGLNELKQSRVYQEALEEGKQQGLEEGKQQGLEEGKQEAKLEAIPRMIQFGLSVEAIAQLLDLPLDIVQQAVQQSRQ; from the coding sequence ATGAAAACTGACAGCATCTTCTACAGTCTATTCCAAGCTTTTCCGAGCATTTTCTTTGAACTAATCAACCAGTCTCCACAAGAAGCAAGTATTTATGAATTTACCTCACTGGAAGTTAAACAACTAGCTTTTCGGATAGATGGCTTGTTTTTCCCCAAAATTAACGACTCCTCAAAACCTGTTTATGTGCTTGAAGTTCAATTTCAGCCAGATGATGATTTATACTATCGCTTATTTGCGGAACTATTTCTTTATCTGAGACAATACAAACCTCCTTATCCTTGGCAAGTTGTAGTCATTTATCCTAGTCGTAGCATTGAAAGACTACAGGATTTACATTTCGATGAAATTTTGCTACTCAACAGAGTCAAACGCATTTACTTAGATGAGTTAGGAGAAGTAGCAGAAACTTCTCTGGGTGTGGGAGTTGTTAAGCTAGTAATTGAAACGGAAGAAACTGCACCAGTTTTAGCAAGACGCTTGATAGCGCAAGCAAAACAGCAGCTAATTGATGCAGCAACCAAACGCGATTTTATCAACTTAATTGAAACAATTATCGTCTACAAATTACCGCAAAAGAGCCGAGAGGAGATAGAAGCCATGTTGGGTTTAAATGAATTAAAGCAAAGCCGAGTTTATCAGGAAGCTTTAGAAGAAGGGAAGCAACAAGGTTTAGAAGAAGGGAAGCAACAAGGTTTAGAAGAAGGGAAGCAGGAAGCGAAGTTAGAAGCTATACCCCGGATGATACAGTTTGGCTTGAGTGTAGAAGCGATCGCTCAGTTATTAGATTTACCATTAGATATAGTCCAACAAGCAGTGCAACAGTCCCGCCAATAA
- a CDS encoding AEC family transporter, protein MTETLVQAYTPLILWIGLGLLLFRFLPEWLPHLLGRGLYWAGVPLQLIALSRRGNQSQLNGAGDIPVLASFITFGTLFLGLVVALLVWWGWQKVSPNLFKTELSEPTSQPLLDSPTKGSFLLAAVLGNTGFVGLAIAPSLIHVDTLNWVVLFSITHNVIGPYGVGVLIASYFSHTKSNNRWWMQLWDLLTVPPLWAFVIGTLTQQLKLPDVLESGLQSSVDVVIACAFLLTGIRLAQLQGWQSLQLALIPTVLRVVITPLLVGLLTTALLGLSGDRRLAMVLMSGMPSAFAGLILAEEYNLNRDLIAGSIILSTLLLLLILPLWIQVFS, encoded by the coding sequence ATGACAGAAACTTTAGTTCAGGCTTATACACCCCTGATTCTCTGGATAGGTTTGGGGTTATTACTATTTAGATTTTTACCTGAGTGGTTGCCACATCTATTAGGTCGTGGTCTTTACTGGGCGGGTGTACCCTTGCAACTGATAGCGTTGTCTCGTAGGGGTAATCAGAGTCAATTAAATGGTGCTGGAGATATACCTGTACTAGCATCATTTATCACTTTTGGTACATTGTTCTTGGGTTTAGTAGTGGCGTTGCTGGTGTGGTGGGGTTGGCAAAAAGTATCACCAAATTTGTTTAAAACTGAATTGAGTGAACCTACTTCTCAGCCTTTACTCGACTCTCCCACGAAAGGCAGCTTTTTGTTAGCGGCTGTTTTAGGAAATACTGGTTTTGTCGGGTTGGCGATCGCACCCTCTCTAATTCATGTTGATACCCTAAATTGGGTTGTTCTCTTCAGTATTACTCACAATGTTATTGGCCCCTATGGCGTAGGGGTATTAATTGCCAGCTATTTCAGCCACACCAAATCTAATAATCGCTGGTGGATGCAGCTTTGGGATCTCCTCACAGTACCGCCTTTGTGGGCTTTTGTGATTGGTACTCTCACCCAACAACTAAAACTACCAGATGTATTGGAATCAGGGTTACAGAGTTCTGTTGATGTTGTGATTGCTTGCGCCTTTTTGTTGACTGGTATTCGTTTGGCACAACTCCAAGGATGGCAAAGTTTGCAACTAGCACTGATCCCGACAGTGTTGCGGGTTGTCATTACTCCCTTACTTGTGGGTTTGCTGACAACTGCGCTTTTGGGCTTGTCTGGCGATCGCCGTTTAGCGATGGTATTAATGTCGGGGATGCCCTCAGCCTTTGCTGGACTGATTTTGGCGGAAGAATACAACCTCAATCGAGATTTAATTGCCGGCAGCATTATTCTCTCAACCCTTCTATTACTGCTGATCCTGCCCTTGTGGATTCAAGTTTTTAGTTGA
- the uvrB gene encoding excinuclease ABC subunit UvrB, whose amino-acid sequence MTEFCLQAPFSPTGDQPHAIAQLTASIQDGNRYQTLLGATGTGKTFSIAAVIEKVGRPTLVLAHNKTLAAQLCNELREFFPKNAVEYFVSYYDYYQPEAYIPVTDTYIEKTASINDEIDMLRHSATRSLFERRDVIVVASISCIYGLGIPSEYLKAAIPLQIGMEVNQREILRDLASVQYSRNDIEMGRGRFRVRGDVLEIGPAYEDRIIRVEFFGDEIDAIRYIDPVTGEILSSLEAVNIYPARHFVTPEERLEIACEDIAAELKQRKAELEEAGKLLEAQRIDQRTRYDLEMLREVGYCNGVENYSRHLAGRQAGEPPESLIDYFPKDWLLVIDESHVTVPQIRGMYNGDQARKKVLIEHGFRLPSAADNRPLKAEEFWQKVNQCVFVSATPGDWELEISENHIVEQVIRPTGVIDPEISVRPTDGQIDDLLGEIRDRIDLHERVLITTLTKRMAEDLTEYLQEHNVKVRYLHSEINSIQRIEILQDLRQGSFDVLVGVNLLREGLDLPEVSLVAIMDADKEGFLRAERSLIQTIGRAARHIRGQAILYADNLTDSMIKAIEETDRRRNIQSAYNRLHGITPQPIVKKSSNAILSFLEVSRRLNATDLKVVEEHIDELPLEEIPNLIEKLEAQMKEAAKKLEFEEAAKLRDRIKQLRDKLVGR is encoded by the coding sequence ATGACAGAATTTTGCCTGCAAGCTCCGTTTAGTCCGACAGGCGACCAACCACACGCGATCGCTCAGTTAACTGCTAGTATTCAAGATGGCAACCGCTACCAAACTTTACTAGGTGCTACGGGAACAGGTAAAACGTTTTCTATCGCCGCAGTTATTGAGAAGGTGGGGAGGCCAACTCTAGTTTTGGCGCATAATAAAACTTTGGCGGCGCAGCTTTGTAATGAATTGCGCGAGTTCTTTCCGAAAAATGCTGTTGAGTATTTTGTCAGTTATTACGACTACTATCAGCCAGAAGCTTATATTCCCGTTACCGATACTTATATTGAGAAAACGGCATCTATAAATGATGAGATAGATATGTTACGACATTCAGCAACGCGATCGCTATTCGAGCGGCGTGATGTGATTGTTGTTGCATCTATTAGCTGTATCTACGGTTTGGGTATCCCCTCAGAATATCTCAAAGCTGCTATCCCTCTACAAATTGGTATGGAAGTAAATCAGCGTGAGATTTTACGAGATTTGGCTTCTGTACAGTACAGCCGAAACGATATAGAAATGGGAAGGGGACGTTTCCGTGTCCGGGGTGATGTGTTAGAAATTGGCCCTGCTTATGAAGACAGAATTATTCGTGTAGAATTTTTTGGTGATGAAATTGACGCAATTCGTTATATTGACCCGGTGACTGGGGAAATTCTCAGCAGTTTAGAAGCAGTAAATATTTACCCTGCACGCCACTTTGTTACCCCAGAAGAACGTTTAGAAATAGCATGTGAAGATATAGCCGCCGAACTCAAACAGCGCAAAGCAGAGTTAGAAGAAGCTGGCAAATTATTAGAAGCGCAACGCATCGACCAACGCACACGCTACGACTTAGAAATGTTGCGAGAAGTTGGTTACTGCAATGGCGTAGAAAACTATTCCCGACATTTAGCAGGAAGGCAAGCCGGAGAACCACCAGAAAGTTTAATTGATTATTTCCCTAAAGATTGGTTGTTAGTAATTGACGAATCTCACGTTACAGTTCCCCAAATTCGCGGGATGTATAACGGCGACCAAGCAAGAAAGAAAGTATTAATTGAGCATGGATTTAGACTTCCTAGTGCAGCCGATAACCGTCCTTTAAAAGCAGAAGAATTTTGGCAGAAAGTTAACCAGTGCGTTTTTGTTTCTGCCACACCTGGAGATTGGGAACTAGAAATTTCTGAAAATCATATAGTTGAGCAAGTAATTCGTCCCACGGGTGTAATTGATCCAGAAATTTCTGTACGTCCCACAGATGGACAAATTGATGATTTATTAGGAGAAATTAGAGATAGAATTGACCTGCATGAAAGGGTATTAATTACCACCTTAACCAAGCGGATGGCAGAGGATTTAACAGAATATCTGCAAGAACATAATGTGAAAGTGCGGTATTTACACTCAGAAATTAATTCCATTCAACGCATTGAAATTTTACAAGATTTACGTCAAGGTAGCTTTGATGTGTTGGTTGGTGTGAACTTATTACGGGAAGGGTTAGATTTACCTGAAGTTTCCTTAGTGGCAATTATGGATGCTGACAAAGAAGGCTTCCTCCGCGCTGAACGTTCTTTAATTCAAACCATTGGGAGAGCAGCACGGCACATTAGAGGGCAAGCAATTTTATATGCTGATAATTTAACAGACAGCATGATTAAAGCCATTGAAGAAACAGACAGAAGACGTAATATTCAGTCGGCATATAATCGCCTACATGGAATTACACCGCAACCGATTGTGAAAAAATCAAGTAATGCCATCTTGTCTTTTTTAGAAGTTTCTCGCAGATTAAATGCGACAGATTTAAAAGTTGTCGAAGAACATATCGATGAATTACCACTAGAAGAGATTCCCAATTTGATTGAGAAATTAGAAGCGCAGATGAAAGAAGCAGCTAAGAAGCTCGAATTTGAGGAGGCGGCAAAATTGCGCGATCGCATCAAGCAATTGCGAGATAAATTAGTGGGAAGATAA
- a CDS encoding phosphodiester glycosidase family protein yields MYLKKIFALSIFIFTLSLLSGCNRIDASATTKAAKTCPGNDAQFFSIEFFKTNNRGEKFAKGINHVIIFNPKSPVLDFKVNVGLSHQIYSKDATGKIRRDYIPKQFNELISDGNSTLNGKRPIAAINADYIGTDNKPQGLNISRGVEYSGDFKNKRSSFGISGGKPQERQATIQAGRRKSNILNYNLVGGNGRFYRQGKFKDICQDLGEFACKQATNRSMAAITSKGYVILLVNDVKANSPIEVSSNNQELTPDKFDDVLEGIAQNNCLGKIQEGILFDGGMSPALYYNNKIYLQNFGPIGSVFLIYKK; encoded by the coding sequence ATGTATTTGAAAAAAATATTTGCTTTATCTATATTTATATTCACTCTCAGTTTATTGTCTGGTTGTAACAGGATTGATGCTAGTGCAACAACAAAAGCAGCAAAGACTTGTCCTGGTAATGATGCTCAATTTTTTAGCATTGAATTTTTTAAAACTAATAATCGGGGTGAAAAATTTGCTAAAGGGATTAATCATGTCATTATTTTTAATCCCAAGTCGCCAGTATTAGATTTTAAAGTCAATGTTGGATTATCACATCAGATATATAGTAAAGATGCCACGGGAAAAATCCGCCGAGATTACATTCCCAAACAATTTAATGAGTTAATTTCTGATGGTAACTCTACATTAAATGGAAAACGACCAATTGCAGCAATTAACGCCGACTATATAGGGACTGATAATAAACCCCAAGGTTTGAATATTTCCCGTGGCGTAGAGTATTCAGGCGATTTTAAAAATAAACGTTCTTCCTTTGGAATTTCTGGCGGTAAACCACAGGAACGTCAAGCGACAATCCAAGCCGGGAGAAGAAAAAGTAATATACTTAATTACAACTTAGTCGGCGGTAATGGAAGGTTTTATCGTCAAGGGAAATTTAAAGATATTTGTCAAGATTTAGGTGAGTTTGCCTGTAAGCAAGCCACAAATCGTTCAATGGCAGCTATTACTAGTAAAGGTTATGTAATTTTATTAGTAAATGATGTCAAAGCTAATTCACCTATTGAGGTTAGTTCAAATAATCAAGAGTTAACACCAGACAAGTTTGATGATGTGTTAGAAGGTATTGCACAGAATAACTGTTTAGGAAAGATTCAAGAAGGAATTTTATTTGATGGTGGAATGTCACCAGCCTTGTATTACAACAATAAAATTTATTTACAAAATTTTGGCCCTATTGGTTCAGTATTTCTTATTTATAAAAAATAA